The Methylomonas sp. UP202 DNA window GCAGGACGCGGCACAAGCGCTCGAAGCCTACCTTTGGCCGGGAAATATTCGGGAGATGGAAAACAAAATCAAACGCGCGGTGATTTTGTCGGACAGCAATTTCGTCACCGCCGAGGAACTACAACTCGGATCGACAACCGACAAGTCCATGCCCCTAAATCTGAAAGCGGTCAGAGAGGCGGCTGAAACCGTCGCGATCAACCGTGCACTGTCCTATACCGACCATAACGTTTCCGAGGCAGCGAAACTGTTGGGCGTCACTCGGCCCACGCTGTACGGATTGTTCGAAAAATACGGAATTCCGATCTCGGCCCGCAACCAGAGCGACGACTAGCCTCCTCAGGCAAGCGATTCCGAGCGGCATGTTGCAGCGCGGAATCATTCTATAGATCCATTACCACTGCGATTCGCCGGTCTCCGGATCGTACATTTCATGAAACACCTTATGCCGGTTAGCTATCAGCTCATCAATACTGGGAGAATTACTCATCGCGCGCTGAATAGCCAATTTCATCGCCTCGTAATTCGTACGGTACAAATCCTTACGGTCCAGATTGGGGTTGGTTGCGCAAGAGGGATCTATCCAAATCATCGCGACGATACACAGTTCATTGGCTTGTAACCGAGGAATGACACCATCCGCGACGCTATCGATCACAGCGTCGGCCACTGCCGACTGCACCGGTCCGCCGAACAAATTTACATAAGCGGAAGACTTGATCGTCACTTTAGGCACCATAATCGTCGCCGGCCGCACTTGCTGGTTTGTCGCCCTGATGGCGAACATCCGGGTATGGCCTTCGGTCTGGCCCATCAAATTGGCGAAAGCGTGACCGGCCGGACCTTTAACGTCGCCGAGCAGTATTTCCGGCATCGCGTCCGTACCTTGGCCTTCGCTGGAAAATACCGTGGCTTCGCCGGTTCTAAACCAATATGAATCTGACATGGTGAGTCCTTGTTCGTGATTGCGAAAGCGGGCATTCTATGCCGCCGGCAACCGCCCGGCAATAGCCGGCCACGAGGAATCAGGACTCCGAACGCTTGCGTAACAATTGCAGGCACTGGCGGTTGGCCGCCAAATCCAATGCGCTAAAGTCATCGTCGGTGGTCAGACGCGGGTTCGCGCCTGCGTCGAGCAATTGGGCAACCACGGCGTGTTTGCCGGCCGATGCCGCGTATATCAACACACTGGAACCGCTGGGATTTTGATAATCGATGGCGATGCCTGCTTGTAGCAGCAACGCAATACACTCCGCCGATTCAGCAAAACAGGCAGCCCACAATGCGTTATTGCCGTAGGCGTCCAAGACCGCCAAGTTAGCGCCGCTTTCAAGCAAATACGCCAACACATCCGGCCGACCGTGGCGTGCCGCCAAGATCAGCGCCTGCTCTCCCCGCCCGTTAACCGGTGCGACCGGCGGAACAGCAAAGCCGTTTTGCGCCATCCATTCAGCGATTTCGGCTGTCGGACTCATGCTCACCCCACTCATACCAATGACGGCCGGGACAACAACGACAAATGTCCGACCCCTTGGCGACGTAAGGTCTCCAACAGCTCCAAGCGTGCCGCCTCGCCCTTGCCGCGCAGATAGCGTAACTCAGCGACCGTCAGCAATGTAATCGCCACCAACGCCACCGGCCCTCCCGGCAACATGGCCACGGCATCAAGCACAGCCGGTAGCGACAACAGCGCGCCGACGCGACCGCGACCGTCCTTGATATGTTCGATATTGAACTCAATCGACAAAGGCTCGCCCGCCAACAATTTCTCGCATAGTACCGGGTAGCCGGCCAGGGTATGGCTGACCTCTGCGGTCAACGGAAATAACCAAGTGTCGGCCAACGCAGTCAGCGGGCGATCCTCGGTGAGTCCGGCATCCGGACTTTCGATAAAGACCTCCAGACCCAAGCCGGTTTCCGGTCGATCGCGTTCGACCCAAGGGTCGGACAGACCGTCGGAAATGACACAGGCGTTAGCGCCATGCCGAGCCGCCAACCAAGCGGCGCCGGCCGGCCATTCCGGCCCATCGCTCATCGGCCCCATCAAAGATGTCAACGACGCAATTTCCGATTCGAACAAGCGACCGATCAAAGCCTGCCGCGCCTCGCTCGCCAGCCGCAAACGGTCGGCATAGGTTAAACCCACGACATATTCAGCGTTCATTCGCCACCTGCTCGGCGCACCGCGCCTGCCATCGTTCCCGGGCCATCAGCGCGACTTCCTCGTCGGGGTCTTCCATCATCCGCTGCAATAATTCGCCATCGGCCCGCAGCACCACCTCGTAACGCACGGTCCAGTCCGTATCGTCGGCCATCATGGCCAAATCGTCGATCTCCATGCGCTGCGCCACGATGCGACGAATACCCACTTCATGATCTTCAGCCATCAGGCCCAGGCTAACGCTGGGAATGCGCTCGGCGACGGTACGCCTAACCTCGGTATCGGCATCGGCCACCAAGCGAAACAAGCGCCCCTCGGGCAGGCGTTTGGCGACATAAGCCCGCACCAGATAATCCGGGTCGTCCGCCATCAACTCCAATTGCACTTCCGGCAAGCGGTCGGCAACCGTCACTCGCACTTCTCGGTCGCTGTCGTTGCGCAACTCCAATAACCAGTCCAGCGGAACTCGGTAGGCCAAGACCCGTCGCACCGCTTCGTCGGGATCGGCCAACAGCGGCCGCAACAAATTCGTCGGCAGATAGCGGGCGGCTATCGCCCGCCGCTCCCAAAATGCATCTTGCATATACTCGCGGGCCAAAGCAGGATGCAGCTTGAAAAACCGGTCGATTTGCCGACCGCTCTCCGCCATGATGCAAATATCGCCGGGCTTACAAGCCCCCTGCGCCAGCAAACTGCTCCGATACGCGCAGGCGTTGCAGTCGGCCAACGGCGTCAGGTCAGGTTCCCGAACTTCCGGTGATTGGGCGGCCATCGCTTAAGCCGCCTCGGCCCTGACGGGCAACAGTTCCGGCGTCACTTGCGATAGCCAAACCCGTATACGCTCGTCGGTCAAATGCGGTTGGGTCCGCTGATCGAGCACCAAGCCGACAAACTGACCGTCGACGATCGAATCGGAATGCTCGAATTGGTAACCTTCGGTGCTCCAGCGCCCAATCACGTCGGCGCCATAGCCGCAAAACACGCGGTACAGTTGAATCAGCGAACTGGCAAACCGCGATGCATAGCGCTCCTGATGTCCGAGACCAAACAACGCAATGCGCTTGCCGGTCAGATCGCAATGTTCCAACTGCGGTACAAACTCCTGCCAACTGCGCTCCTGGCAACCGACGGCCATGCCCGGCAAATCGCCGATACCGTAACTGGGTGTCCCCAGGATCAGCGCATCGTATTGCAGCAAATCGTCCAGACTGGCCCGATTGACATTTTTCGGTTTGTCCGCCAACTCTTCACCCAGCAGACTGTAGATCTTCTTTGCCACCAACCGGGTACTGCCGGTATCGGTGCCGAAAAAAATGCCGATTTTGCCCATAAATCACCTGTAGACGAGTTTGCAAGGAATGGCTTTAAGCCTTTTCGCAATTCTCAGCAAATTTCGATCCAAAACAGAACCCTTGCTCGCCAACATTTTTTACCAGTAGATTCAACAACATAAAACACCCAGACCACCCCGGCGGTTGAGCTCTTTGAAGGTATGGCTACAATTGCCCGGAAACTGGCGATATTGCCACACAGCCGAACAGCCCGCCGGTTAGCGACTCATATCGTCCGCCCGCGAACACAAGAAGTCAGAACCGCTATCGCTCGCCAATCCAGACTGGGCCTCCGAACCAACAACACCGTTTTCAAGACCAAAAGGAGATTGATCCATGGCAATTTTGCGTTGCAGCGCTTGCGCCTATCTGCGAGAGGTACCTTCCGAGCATGCCGGGAAGACCGTCAAATGCCCTGTGTGCGAAAAACCGGCCGCGATTCATGACACAGTCGGCTTCGTGACCGGTTTGATCGACAAGTACAGTGCGCTTTTAAGCAAATACCGGACTCTGGAAATGTCGCAATCCACCCCGCCGCCCAAGGGCCAACCGCCGCAAAAAATCGAGGATCTGGATTTGCACAATACGGCGGTGATGAGCCAAAGCACCCAATATCAACCGATCGTCCGTTGGTTCGAGCGTAAAGGCGTGCAAGTCGAAGTCAATCACGACGCGCTCGATACCCAAGGTTTTTTCGATGAAGTTGCGGTGGAGCTTGGAGATCAGCTGGCGACGCTGGGGGAACTGCTCGACAAAATCCGCAAGGCGCAGCGCAATGACTACGGTTCGGTGACGATGAATTTAAGCAACCACAGTCAAAACCAAATCAAAATCATCACCGGCTTTTGCAAATCGCTTTACGATTTTTCGTTCGTCACCAAGTATTTTTACAACAAAAACGAAAAGCGCGTTCATCTGACCTTGCAAACCGCGCCGGCCATCGTCAATTTTTTCACCGGCGAATGGCTGGAATGGTATGTGTTCATGAAATTGCTGAAACATTGCTACGACAGCAACGGCCTGTTTTCCTGTCTGCGCAATTTTACGATCCGCTTCGCCAACGAGGACCAATACGAAATCGACGTGTTTTTCCTGATTAATAGTCGCATTCCCGTGTTCATCGAATGCAAATCCGGTGAATTCAGACCCTTTATCGACAAGTACAGCAAAATGCGCCGCCGGCTCGATATCGACAAAAACCATTTTTTACTGCTGGCCTTAGGCACCAGCGACGAACAAGTCGCCGGATTGACCAAAATGTACGACATTACCTTCGTCAACGAAACCAACTTTATCAAACACATCATTGGTTTGATGGCGCCATAGCTTCAACGAGCCAGAGCATCGCCGACCGGCGCTGCAAACGCATCGGACACCAATCGACCGACATTGGCGCCGGTCAGCGCCTTTAAAAACGCCACCAATTCGTTCACTTCGCCGTCAGTTAAGGCCAACGGCCGCATCGCGGGCGCCAGATTGTCGTTGGCAACGCCGCCCCGATTGTAAAAACGTACGACCTCTTCCAAGGTCGCCAGCGAACCGTCGTGCATGTAAGGCGCGCTCAACGCCACATTGCGTAGCGACGGAGTTTTATAAGCCCAGCGGTCGGCCGGATTCTGGCTGATTTCGTAATAGCCTAGATCGTTAGGTTTTTCGCGACGCACGCCCGACAAATGCCGGCTATCGACATCGACGAACACTCCCGGCGCCACTTGCACGTGTTGCGTGTCCGGCGCCTTTTGCATGGACTCCGTATAGCCGATGCCGGTGTTATGGCGTTTTTGATCGGTGAACAGCGCCGACTTTTCTCCCACGCTATGACAGTTGCTACAGCCCGCCTTGCCGGTAAACAACGCGAAACCACGCTTGGCGGATTCGTCGAGCGCATCCGAGCGCTTACCGAAATACCAGCGATCGAACGGCGAATCGGCCGAATTCAAGGTGCGTTGATAACTCGCCAACGCCTGACCTATCGTCTCCATCGTCGGCGCTTTGCCGAAAGCGGCTTCGAACAGGCCACTGTAGTCGGCGGCGGTTTTGATTTTGTCGATTACATAGCCGATGGACGGATTGGCCATCTCGTTATGCGCCAACAATGGCCCCCAGGCTTGTTGTTCCAGCGTATTTTCGCGGCCGTCGTGGAACAACAATTGGGCATAGCCAACGTTATACAGCGAGGGCGCATTGCGGCGCACGCTCCGCCCCTCGACGCCGACCGCCGTCGCCATCTCGTTATTGGCGAAACCCTGTTCCGGGATGTGGCAAATCGCGCAAGAAAAGGTATCGTTCAGCGACAGCCGACGGTCGAAAAACAACTTGCGGCCCAGCGCGATTTTGGCTGGCGTAAGCGGGTTGTCTTTTGGCACGGGCAACTTCGGCAAACCCAGCGGCGGCTTTAGGGCAAAGGCCAGTAAATCGGCGGACTTTCCGCGCCGCTGTTCGAGCGCTAGCGAATCGGTCTGGTAATTGGCTTGCCGGTAGCCCTGCTTATCGTCGCCGGCCCGGTACAAACGTTCGTCATCAACCGTTTGCGCCGCTCTCGTCGGTTTGGCAAGCGTCAATAGCGTTTTGACGTCGTTGAGCACGGTATCGGCGTGCAGGGAATCGACGTTATAAATGTTGCGTACCTTCTTGTCCTTATC harbors:
- a CDS encoding flavodoxin, encoding MGKIGIFFGTDTGSTRLVAKKIYSLLGEELADKPKNVNRASLDDLLQYDALILGTPSYGIGDLPGMAVGCQERSWQEFVPQLEHCDLTGKRIALFGLGHQERYASRFASSLIQLYRVFCGYGADVIGRWSTEGYQFEHSDSIVDGQFVGLVLDQRTQPHLTDERIRVWLSQVTPELLPVRAEAA
- a CDS encoding cytochrome c peroxidase encodes the protein MKFSFLLGLVAVLATAPGFADPLDRQTLAPGHAGLVFQLAAPGSYQLPVIQAAADGEVLTSDNRPKRLHDLMGDKLVLLSFIYAACSDSNGCPLATQVLQKIGRQLQKQPELADKLRLITLSFNPTQDTPDMMRHYGAGFNAGQFDWRFLTTRDEAALQPILDGYQQSVQKILDEQGRFSGTYSHLLRVYLIDKDKKVRNIYNVDSLHADTVLNDVKTLLTLAKPTRAAQTVDDERLYRAGDDKQGYRQANYQTDSLALEQRRGKSADLLAFALKPPLGLPKLPVPKDNPLTPAKIALGRKLFFDRRLSLNDTFSCAICHIPEQGFANNEMATAVGVEGRSVRRNAPSLYNVGYAQLLFHDGRENTLEQQAWGPLLAHNEMANPSIGYVIDKIKTAADYSGLFEAAFGKAPTMETIGQALASYQRTLNSADSPFDRWYFGKRSDALDESAKRGFALFTGKAGCSNCHSVGEKSALFTDQKRHNTGIGYTESMQKAPDTQHVQVAPGVFVDVDSRHLSGVRREKPNDLGYYEISQNPADRWAYKTPSLRNVALSAPYMHDGSLATLEEVVRFYNRGGVANDNLAPAMRPLALTDGEVNELVAFLKALTGANVGRLVSDAFAAPVGDALAR
- the fae gene encoding formaldehyde-activating enzyme codes for the protein MSDSYWFRTGEATVFSSEGQGTDAMPEILLGDVKGPAGHAFANLMGQTEGHTRMFAIRATNQQVRPATIMVPKVTIKSSAYVNLFGGPVQSAVADAVIDSVADGVIPRLQANELCIVAMIWIDPSCATNPNLDRKDLYRTNYEAMKLAIQRAMSNSPSIDELIANRHKVFHEMYDPETGESQW
- a CDS encoding 4Fe4S-binding leucine-rich repeat protein, which encodes MAAQSPEVREPDLTPLADCNACAYRSSLLAQGACKPGDICIMAESGRQIDRFFKLHPALAREYMQDAFWERRAIAARYLPTNLLRPLLADPDEAVRRVLAYRVPLDWLLELRNDSDREVRVTVADRLPEVQLELMADDPDYLVRAYVAKRLPEGRLFRLVADADTEVRRTVAERIPSVSLGLMAEDHEVGIRRIVAQRMEIDDLAMMADDTDWTVRYEVVLRADGELLQRMMEDPDEEVALMARERWQARCAEQVANER
- a CDS encoding ankyrin repeat domain-containing protein, with product MSPTAEIAEWMAQNGFAVPPVAPVNGRGEQALILAARHGRPDVLAYLLESGANLAVLDAYGNNALWAACFAESAECIALLLQAGIAIDYQNPSGSSVLIYAASAGKHAVVAQLLDAGANPRLTTDDDFSALDLAANRQCLQLLRKRSES